In Azospirillaceae bacterium, a genomic segment contains:
- the cmk gene encoding (d)CMP kinase, which yields MTASFVVAIDGPAASGKGTLARRLAATLGFAHLDTGALYRAVGLTVLRAGHAPDDVPAAITAARGLDAATVLPLMNDPALRQDAVATAASKVSVVPEVRAALLDFQRNFASHPPAGAKGAVLDGRDVGTVVCPGAPAKLYVTADVEVRARRRLSELRNTGAEAIYEAVLEDMKVRDARDSQRAVAPLKPAVDAFLLDTSMMDAEQAFIAAMDFIRSRPAFPDFL from the coding sequence ATGACCGCATCCTTCGTTGTCGCCATCGACGGCCCCGCCGCCAGCGGCAAGGGCACCCTGGCCCGCCGCCTGGCGGCGACGCTGGGCTTCGCCCACCTGGACACGGGCGCGCTTTACCGCGCTGTGGGGTTGACGGTGCTGCGGGCCGGCCATGCGCCGGACGACGTTCCGGCCGCCATCACCGCCGCCCGGGGCCTGGACGCGGCCACCGTGCTGCCCCTGATGAACGACCCGGCCTTGCGGCAGGACGCCGTGGCCACCGCCGCCTCCAAGGTTTCGGTGGTGCCGGAAGTGCGGGCCGCGCTGTTGGATTTCCAGCGCAATTTCGCCAGCCATCCCCCGGCGGGCGCCAAGGGGGCGGTGCTGGACGGGCGCGACGTCGGCACGGTGGTCTGTCCCGGGGCGCCGGCCAAGCTGTACGTGACCGCCGACGTTGAGGTCCGCGCCCGTCGCCGTTTGTCGGAGTTGCGCAATACTGGCGCTGAGGCTATATACGAGGCCGTCCTGGAGGACATGAAAGTCCGTGATGCGCGTGACAGTCAACGGGCGGTGGCACCGCTGAAGCCCGCTGTCGACGCGTTTTTGCTTGATACGTCCATGATGGATGCCGAACAGGCCTTCATCGCCGCCATGGATTTCATCCGCTCCAGACCCGCGTTTCCCGACTTCCTTTAA
- a CDS encoding 3-phosphoshikimate 1-carboxyvinyltransferase, producing the protein MIQSLPAAAPPISWTSTPVSGLTGTALVPGDAAIATRALVLAALAVGESVVTGVPEGLAPLADVLCMLGAQVAPREAGVWRVHGVGVGGLRAPVGLVDVGDNALAFALLAGLLSTQGRDAFLVGGGPGSAAFLKTALAPLGRMGAAFISNGGGPLLVRGTGGPVPIDFRPRTPVPCDVKSALVLAALNTAGRTTVVEDKPTADHTERLLRHFGAAIAVQSQADDVRSVSVTGEHELKPARVDVAGDVTLAAAALVAATLAVAIGRPGGADLVLRGAGMNDHRAAPLRLLRDMGLDLAAEGIREQAGEPVADLRLRPAATPLRGIATVGAQLGAGELALLAVAALGADGVTSVRGLSSGLAGTLAAALSACGGAVEGGLDFLTVTGGRPVPGGATVRVPAAMAPAFLALGTATAAPVTVVVSDGRFPVEAARLLNALGGACQPGPGGVGHGPDSTR; encoded by the coding sequence ATGATCCAGTCTCTCCCGGCCGCCGCGCCCCCCATTTCCTGGACATCGACCCCGGTGTCGGGCCTGACCGGCACGGCATTGGTACCGGGCGATGCCGCCATCGCCACCCGTGCCCTGGTGCTGGCGGCGCTGGCGGTGGGGGAAAGCGTGGTGACCGGCGTGCCCGAGGGCCTGGCGCCCCTGGCTGATGTCCTATGCATGCTGGGCGCCCAGGTCGCGCCGAGGGAGGCCGGCGTCTGGCGGGTGCATGGCGTGGGTGTCGGGGGCCTGCGCGCGCCGGTGGGCCTGGTCGACGTTGGCGACAACGCCCTGGCCTTCGCCTTGCTGGCCGGCCTGCTGTCCACGCAAGGGCGCGACGCCTTCCTGGTGGGCGGCGGGCCTGGCAGTGCCGCCTTCCTCAAGACGGCCCTGGCGCCGCTGGGGCGCATGGGGGCCGCGTTCATCAGCAATGGCGGCGGCCCGCTTCTGGTGCGGGGGACCGGCGGCCCCGTGCCCATCGACTTCCGTCCCCGGACGCCGGTGCCGTGCGATGTAAAGTCCGCCCTGGTGCTGGCGGCGCTGAACACCGCCGGCCGCACCACGGTGGTGGAGGACAAGCCCACCGCCGATCATACCGAGCGCCTGTTGCGCCATTTCGGCGCGGCGATCGCCGTCCAATCCCAGGCGGACGATGTCCGCAGCGTCAGCGTGACGGGGGAGCATGAACTGAAGCCCGCGCGTGTGGATGTCGCGGGCGATGTCACGCTGGCCGCCGCCGCCCTGGTCGCCGCCACGCTGGCCGTTGCCATTGGGCGCCCCGGCGGGGCCGACCTGGTCCTGAGGGGGGCCGGCATGAACGACCACCGGGCCGCCCCCTTGCGCCTGCTGCGCGACATGGGGCTGGACCTGGCGGCGGAGGGCATCCGGGAACAGGCGGGGGAACCGGTGGCCGACCTGCGCCTGCGCCCGGCCGCTACCCCCTTGCGCGGCATCGCGACGGTGGGGGCGCAATTGGGCGCCGGCGAGTTGGCGCTGCTGGCGGTGGCGGCGCTGGGGGCCGACGGTGTCACGTCCGTGCGCGGGTTGTCCTCCGGACTGGCCGGCACGCTGGCGGCGGCGCTGTCCGCGTGTGGCGGTGCTGTCGAGGGCGGTTTGGACTTCCTGACGGTGACGGGGGGCCGGCCCGTGCCCGGTGGGGCGACGGTGCGCGTGCCGGCGGCGATGGCGCCCGCTTTCCTGGCGCTGGGCACGGCGACGGCGGCGCCGGTGACGGTGGTCGTGAGCGATGGCCGCTTTCCGGTGGAGGCCGCCCGCCTGCTGAACGCCCTGGGCGGCGCTTGCCAGCCGGGGCCGGGCGGTGTAGGCCACGGTCCCGATTCCACCCGCTAG
- a CDS encoding TIGR02300 family protein — translation MAKPEWGTKRICPNCGTRYYDMRKNPPTCPSCSTVFDPEALLKSRRARPILADEPKKVVPSSDDDESPLDTEDEEKEEVLEEAEVDLEVDDLAADAAAEDVPGDDDEDVLLEDAEELGDEDDMGEVVDVEGDEDR, via the coding sequence GTGGCGAAACCGGAATGGGGCACGAAGCGGATTTGCCCGAACTGCGGCACCCGCTATTACGACATGCGGAAGAATCCGCCGACCTGCCCCTCGTGCTCGACCGTGTTCGATCCCGAGGCCCTGCTGAAGTCCCGTCGCGCCCGCCCCATCCTGGCGGATGAGCCGAAGAAGGTGGTGCCGTCGTCGGACGACGACGAGTCGCCGCTGGACACCGAGGACGAGGAAAAGGAAGAGGTCCTCGAGGAGGCCGAGGTCGACCTGGAGGTCGATGACCTGGCCGCGGACGCGGCGGCTGAAGACGTTCCCGGCGATGATGACGAGGACGTGCTGCTGGAAGACGCCGAGGAACTGGGCGACGAGGATGACATGGGTGAAGTGGTCGACGTCGAAGGCGACGAAGACCGCTAA
- a CDS encoding RebB family R body protein yields MHDLLPESLQARLVAGNAQSPRKSSGGDMSDSVNPQIVDSVATSATSVIAAGPNVALGMFYQAAGQAFSLTMQNASSNQQNLNALNPSIVANALKVLSGA; encoded by the coding sequence ATGCACGATTTGTTACCTGAATCCCTGCAAGCCCGCCTGGTGGCAGGCAACGCGCAGTCCCCAAGAAAATCATCGGGTGGCGATATGTCAGATTCAGTGAACCCCCAGATCGTCGACAGCGTAGCCACATCGGCCACCAGCGTCATCGCGGCGGGCCCCAACGTCGCATTGGGCATGTTTTACCAGGCTGCCGGACAGGCTTTCTCGCTGACCATGCAGAACGCGTCCTCCAACCAACAAAACTTGAACGCGCTCAATCCATCCATCGTGGCCAACGCCCTGAAGGTCCTGAGCGGCGCTTAA
- a CDS encoding RebB family R body protein: MTTVSPQITDAVTQANVKVVAESPAMAMSSLYQVASHSTGLMFENAVTTQNNQNILGQAATTQGVMQIYSLDTIADAIAIAQMLSANAATGG; the protein is encoded by the coding sequence ATGACCACCGTTTCCCCCCAGATCACCGATGCCGTGACCCAGGCCAATGTCAAGGTCGTGGCTGAATCCCCCGCCATGGCGATGAGCTCGCTCTACCAGGTGGCGTCGCATTCGACGGGCCTGATGTTCGAGAACGCCGTGACCACCCAGAACAACCAGAACATCCTGGGCCAAGCCGCCACCACCCAGGGCGTCATGCAGATCTACAGCCTGGACACCATCGCCGACGCCATCGCCATCGCCCAGATGCTGTCGGCCAACGCGGCCACCGGTGGCTGA
- a CDS encoding Crp/Fnr family transcriptional regulator gives MKTVDDIDLLPGGKAAAGFALPVALVPLFADLSENELPIVQSIGRSIAVSKGQVLIDQGEACRGFYVVASGCLTQRKVAPNGLVFAVGRIKPGDFFGEGALIANHPSEVEVVATTPATLVTFRPADFRTLMERFPAITRRLIEELTTRIDRLANLSFEIATMKLDARLRRAIEELARESNQLHDGGIIRPAPTHAELATMLGTSREVVSRSLITLSRQGSIKTGRQQIQIRSVNGLNWTQG, from the coding sequence ATGAAGACGGTTGATGACATCGATCTGCTCCCGGGCGGCAAGGCGGCGGCCGGCTTCGCCCTGCCCGTCGCCCTAGTGCCGCTGTTCGCGGATTTGAGCGAGAATGAATTGCCTATCGTGCAATCGATAGGCCGGTCAATCGCGGTCAGCAAAGGGCAGGTGCTGATTGACCAAGGGGAGGCCTGTCGCGGTTTTTACGTGGTGGCATCAGGCTGCCTTACCCAGCGCAAGGTGGCGCCCAATGGCCTGGTGTTCGCGGTGGGGCGGATCAAGCCCGGCGACTTTTTTGGCGAGGGCGCGCTCATCGCCAACCACCCCAGTGAGGTGGAGGTTGTGGCGACCACACCGGCCACCCTGGTCACTTTCCGCCCTGCCGATTTCCGCACGCTGATGGAGCGCTTTCCCGCCATCACCCGGCGCCTGATTGAGGAGCTGACCACCCGCATCGACCGCCTGGCCAATCTCAGCTTCGAGATCGCCACCATGAAGCTGGATGCGCGCCTGCGCCGCGCCATTGAGGAACTGGCCCGGGAATCCAACCAATTGCATGATGGCGGGATCATCCGCCCGGCCCCGACCCATGCCGAGTTGGCGACGATGCTGGGCACCAGCCGTGAAGTGGTCAGCCGGTCCCTGATCACACTGAGCCGGCAGGGCTCGATCAAGACCGGCCGACAGCAGATCCAGATTCGGTCCGTGAATGGCTTGAACTGGACCCAAGGCTGA
- the msrA gene encoding peptide-methionine (S)-S-oxide reductase MsrA: protein MTTETATVAGGCFWGMEDLIRKVPGVVDTRVGYTGGKLEHPTYKEVKTGTTGHAEAIEITFDPSKLAFRRLIEFFFQIHDPTTTDRQGNDIGSQYRSAIFYASPEQKATAEEVTAEVEASGRWPGKVVTQIVPLGAFWEGEDYHQDYLEKNIGGYTCHWVRPDWVLTGK from the coding sequence ATGACGACCGAAACTGCGACCGTGGCCGGCGGCTGCTTCTGGGGCATGGAAGATTTGATCCGCAAGGTGCCGGGCGTGGTCGACACCCGCGTGGGCTATACCGGCGGCAAGCTGGAGCACCCGACCTACAAGGAAGTGAAGACCGGCACCACCGGCCACGCCGAGGCGATCGAGATCACCTTCGATCCGTCCAAGCTGGCCTTCCGTCGGTTGATCGAGTTCTTCTTCCAGATCCACGATCCGACGACCACCGACCGTCAGGGCAACGACATCGGCAGCCAGTACCGCAGCGCCATCTTCTACGCCTCGCCCGAACAGAAGGCGACGGCCGAGGAAGTGACGGCGGAGGTCGAGGCGTCCGGCCGTTGGCCGGGCAAGGTCGTCACCCAGATCGTGCCCCTGGGCGCCTTCTGGGAGGGTGAGGATTACCACCAGGACTATCTGGAAAAGAACATCGGCGGCTACACCTGCCACTGGGTGCGCCCCGACTGGGTGCTGACCGGCAAGTAA
- a CDS encoding DMT family transporter encodes MRLAYLHLTAAMILVGLSVPVTKMAVATVPPLVAADVRFALVAVALAPWMLLRGRAALPTGRGDWASLAWLSLFGMVLFNVFLMYGLRGTSATTAGILTSTIPAATALCAAVILRERLTAQGTLAIALAIAGIAALNLASGAHGGGTADSVGGNALVMGAVVSEGLYNVFARRLAGVSPLAATFLANLAAALLSLPFAVATSHGMGLMALWAALPPGLWALYAAASLGNGLVAVVLWLKGAARVPASKAGLFTGLLPVTVLVPSLFLLGERPALAHALGLVGVLAGIAVGVMPGRNRPGVDTAPTT; translated from the coding sequence ATGCGCTTGGCCTATCTACACCTCACCGCCGCCATGATCCTGGTGGGCTTGTCGGTTCCCGTCACCAAGATGGCGGTGGCGACCGTGCCGCCCCTGGTGGCGGCCGACGTGCGATTCGCGCTGGTGGCGGTGGCGCTGGCACCGTGGATGCTGCTGCGCGGGCGGGCCGCCCTGCCGACCGGCCGCGGCGACTGGGCCAGCCTGGCCTGGCTGTCGCTGTTCGGCATGGTGCTGTTCAACGTCTTCCTGATGTACGGCCTGCGCGGCACCAGCGCCACCACCGCCGGCATCCTGACCAGCACCATCCCCGCCGCCACCGCGCTGTGCGCCGCCGTGATCCTGCGCGAACGGCTGACGGCCCAGGGCACGCTGGCCATCGCCCTCGCCATCGCCGGCATCGCCGCGCTTAACCTGGCGTCCGGGGCGCATGGCGGTGGTACCGCCGATTCGGTAGGGGGCAACGCCCTGGTGATGGGGGCGGTGGTGTCGGAGGGGCTGTACAACGTCTTCGCCCGGCGCCTGGCCGGCGTATCGCCCCTGGCCGCCACCTTCCTGGCCAACCTGGCGGCAGCACTGCTGTCCCTGCCCTTCGCCGTCGCCACATCGCACGGGATGGGCCTGATGGCGCTGTGGGCGGCCCTGCCGCCCGGCCTATGGGCGCTCTACGCCGCGGCCTCGCTGGGCAACGGCCTGGTGGCGGTGGTGCTGTGGCTGAAGGGTGCGGCGCGGGTGCCGGCCAGCAAGGCGGGTCTTTTCACCGGCCTGCTGCCGGTCACCGTGCTGGTGCCGTCACTGTTCCTGCTGGGGGAGCGGCCGGCATTGGCCCATGCCCTGGGCTTGGTGGGGGTGCTGGCCGGCATCGCCGTGGGCGTCATGCCCGGACGAAACCGGCCAGGGGTTGATACCGCGCCCACGACCTGA